The following are encoded together in the Ictalurus punctatus breed USDA103 chromosome 1, Coco_2.0, whole genome shotgun sequence genome:
- the si:ch211-261d7.3 gene encoding uncharacterized protein si:ch211-261d7.3 isoform X1 has product MSEYYEEGGLLYERSPPMHIKVESPEGAFGGRISEDGFPREDDDSEGSCDHAGLPFNVVVVHPNIVAPGVASDELIPIQQNRGVSAALASGGAGKRKSRFSGAELEVLVSEVTRCEGELFGPAGRLRRRERERIWAGILERVNAVSRVPRTLREVKKRWDDLKRRNGGKLADARFRSWLPSSRGSAVLGGPSQLSPRFHQARQKLSTRGKASFTCLSDTDPVTGDGFERDGFEKDDESHEQEGEEETNCEGVENSMEDKLGLGLGLGIVPAPTSERWLPPSPLYSAPFLNGTPQPSPEPSLGAHQGPIEPPPSRTSWLEDELRGLGEAAVQLGDRLEQNLREFGEGFRRDMRTLVASQEALTISLQQNNVLLQRLLGLLEMQQQQTQPPQHQIPHHPLPQRLSQEHLQHRQQEEDLPQQILSQELEQQIPQNASEQISTAATSVPLPPDILDGTSQPESAIETNAQRPCRGRPGDHRRKRRH; this is encoded by the exons ATGAGTGAATATTATGAGGAGGGCGGGTTGCTGTATGAGCGCTCGCCTCCCATGCACATTAAAGTGGAGTCTCCTGAAGGCGCCTTCGGAGGTCGTATCTCGGAGGACGGCTTCCCCCGTGAAGATGACGACTCCGAAGGCAGCTGCGATCATGCTGGCCTGCCTTTCAACGTTGTGGTCGTGCATCCCAACATTGTTGCTCCTGGAGTGGCTTCTGATGAACTGATACCCATTCAACAGA acagaggTGTTTCAGCAGCGCTGGCTTCAGGGGGTGCAGGTAAAAGGAAGAGTAGGTTTAGCGGTGCTGAATTGGAGGTGCTGGTCTCAGAAGTAACCCGGTGCGAAGGGGAGTTGTTCGGCCCGGCCGGCAGACTCAGGCGGCGTGAGAGAGAGCGAATATGGGCTGGAATCTTGGAGCGTGTGAATGCTGTATCCAGAGTCCCACGCACCCTTCGGGAAGTAAAGAAACGTTGGGACGACCTGAAGAGACGCAACGGTGGAAAGCTGGCAGATGCAAGGTTCCGCTCCTGGCTTCCATCCAGTAGAGGGAGTGCTGTTCTGGGAGGGCCTAGCCAGTTGAGCCCCAGGTTTCACCAAGCCCGACAAAAATTGAGTACAAGGGGAAAGGCCAGTTTCACCTGTTTGTCTGACACTGATCCAG TTACAGGGGATGGTTTTGAAAGAGATGGCTTTGAAAAGGATGATGAGTCTCATGAGCAGGAAGGTGAGGAAGAAACCAATTGTGAAGGTGTAGAGAACAGCATGGAAGACAAACTGGGATTAGGTCTTGGGTTGGGAATAGTCCCAGCCCCAACATCTGAGCGCTGGCTTCCTCCTTCACCACTCTATAGTGCCCCCTTCCTGAATGGTACTCCTCAGCCAAGTCCAGAACCATCACTTGGAGCTCATCAGGGCCCCATTGAGCCTCCTCCTTCACGCACTTCCTGGCTGGAGGATGAACTTCGGGGACTCGGGGAAGCAGCTGTGCAGCTTGGAGATCGTCTCGAGCAGAACTTAAGGGAGTTTGGTGAAGGTTTCAGGCGTGACATGCGGACACTTGTGGCCTCACAAGAGGCTCTGACAATCAGCTTACAGCAAAATAATGTGCTCTTGCAGAGACTTTTGGGGCTTCTTGAAATGCAGCAGCAGCAAACGCAGCCTCCTCAGCATCAAATTCCACATCATCCGCTTCCGCAACGATTGTCTCAAGAACATTTGCAGCATCGACAACAAGAAGAAGATCTGCCACAGCAAATTTTATCCCAGGAGCTTGAACAACAAATTCCTCAGAATGCAAGTGAACAAATATCAACAGCTGCTACTTCTGTACCCCTACCCCCAGATATTTTAGATGGCACTTCCCAACCTGAATCAGCAATTGAGACAAATGCCCAGAGGCCATGTCGGGGTAGACCAGGAGACCACAGACGGAAGCGTAGGCATTAG
- the si:ch211-261d7.3 gene encoding uncharacterized protein si:ch211-261d7.3 isoform X2, with amino-acid sequence MSEYYEEGGLLYERSPPMHIKVESPEGAFGGRISEDGFPREDDDSEGSCDHAGLPFNVVVVHPNIVAPGVASDELIPIQQNRGVSAALASGGAGKRKSRFSGAELEVLVSEVTRCEGELFGPAGRLRRRERERIWAGILERVNAVSRVPRTLREVKKRWDDLKRRNGGKLADARFRSWLPSSRGSAVLGGPSQLSPRFHQARQKLSTRGKASFTCLSDTDPGDGFERDGFEKDDESHEQEGEEETNCEGVENSMEDKLGLGLGLGIVPAPTSERWLPPSPLYSAPFLNGTPQPSPEPSLGAHQGPIEPPPSRTSWLEDELRGLGEAAVQLGDRLEQNLREFGEGFRRDMRTLVASQEALTISLQQNNVLLQRLLGLLEMQQQQTQPPQHQIPHHPLPQRLSQEHLQHRQQEEDLPQQILSQELEQQIPQNASEQISTAATSVPLPPDILDGTSQPESAIETNAQRPCRGRPGDHRRKRRH; translated from the exons ATGAGTGAATATTATGAGGAGGGCGGGTTGCTGTATGAGCGCTCGCCTCCCATGCACATTAAAGTGGAGTCTCCTGAAGGCGCCTTCGGAGGTCGTATCTCGGAGGACGGCTTCCCCCGTGAAGATGACGACTCCGAAGGCAGCTGCGATCATGCTGGCCTGCCTTTCAACGTTGTGGTCGTGCATCCCAACATTGTTGCTCCTGGAGTGGCTTCTGATGAACTGATACCCATTCAACAGA acagaggTGTTTCAGCAGCGCTGGCTTCAGGGGGTGCAGGTAAAAGGAAGAGTAGGTTTAGCGGTGCTGAATTGGAGGTGCTGGTCTCAGAAGTAACCCGGTGCGAAGGGGAGTTGTTCGGCCCGGCCGGCAGACTCAGGCGGCGTGAGAGAGAGCGAATATGGGCTGGAATCTTGGAGCGTGTGAATGCTGTATCCAGAGTCCCACGCACCCTTCGGGAAGTAAAGAAACGTTGGGACGACCTGAAGAGACGCAACGGTGGAAAGCTGGCAGATGCAAGGTTCCGCTCCTGGCTTCCATCCAGTAGAGGGAGTGCTGTTCTGGGAGGGCCTAGCCAGTTGAGCCCCAGGTTTCACCAAGCCCGACAAAAATTGAGTACAAGGGGAAAGGCCAGTTTCACCTGTTTGTCTGACACTGATCCAG GGGATGGTTTTGAAAGAGATGGCTTTGAAAAGGATGATGAGTCTCATGAGCAGGAAGGTGAGGAAGAAACCAATTGTGAAGGTGTAGAGAACAGCATGGAAGACAAACTGGGATTAGGTCTTGGGTTGGGAATAGTCCCAGCCCCAACATCTGAGCGCTGGCTTCCTCCTTCACCACTCTATAGTGCCCCCTTCCTGAATGGTACTCCTCAGCCAAGTCCAGAACCATCACTTGGAGCTCATCAGGGCCCCATTGAGCCTCCTCCTTCACGCACTTCCTGGCTGGAGGATGAACTTCGGGGACTCGGGGAAGCAGCTGTGCAGCTTGGAGATCGTCTCGAGCAGAACTTAAGGGAGTTTGGTGAAGGTTTCAGGCGTGACATGCGGACACTTGTGGCCTCACAAGAGGCTCTGACAATCAGCTTACAGCAAAATAATGTGCTCTTGCAGAGACTTTTGGGGCTTCTTGAAATGCAGCAGCAGCAAACGCAGCCTCCTCAGCATCAAATTCCACATCATCCGCTTCCGCAACGATTGTCTCAAGAACATTTGCAGCATCGACAACAAGAAGAAGATCTGCCACAGCAAATTTTATCCCAGGAGCTTGAACAACAAATTCCTCAGAATGCAAGTGAACAAATATCAACAGCTGCTACTTCTGTACCCCTACCCCCAGATATTTTAGATGGCACTTCCCAACCTGAATCAGCAATTGAGACAAATGCCCAGAGGCCATGTCGGGGTAGACCAGGAGACCACAGACGGAAGCGTAGGCATTAG